Proteins encoded together in one Cardiocondyla obscurior isolate alpha-2009 linkage group LG07, Cobs3.1, whole genome shotgun sequence window:
- the Nf-yb gene encoding uncharacterized protein Nf-yb, which produces MENSGESGDDGPLGTTFLGGNTVATSYIGVQSDDMEDDPENTDDSNHGAGDPLQSPGVSTGGGPLREQDRFLPIANVAKIMKRAIPDAGKIAKDARECVQECVSEFISFITSEASDRCHMEKRKTINGEDILFAMTTLGFDNYVEPLKLYLQKYREATKGDPPEARSATSNGKTEPQGMYEDQLFAITATASSVTTSDSSVIYTYSSNEQMQFQLS; this is translated from the exons ATGGAGAACAGCGGTGAGAGCGGTGACGACGGTCCTCTGGGAACCACGTTCCTCGGCGGCAATACCGTTGCAACGTCCTACATCGGCGTGCAATCGGACGACATGGAAG ATGATCCCGAGAACACTGACGATTCCAATCATGGGGCGGGAGATCCCTTGCAGAGCCCTGGGGTTTCGACCGGCGGTGGGCCGCTCCGCGAGCAAGATCGCTTCTTGCCGATAGCGAATGTCGCGAAAATAATGAAGCGAGCTATTCCGGACGCTGGGAAGATAGCCAAGGATGCGCGCGAGTGTGTTCAGGAGTGCGTGTCAGAATTCATCTCGTTTATTACGTCGGAAGCGAGCGACAGGTGTCACATGGAGAAGCGTAAAACTATCAATGGCGAGGACATACTGTTTGCCATGACCACGCTCGGCTTCGACAATTACGTCGAGCCGCTGAAATTGTACCTGCAGAAGTATCGCGAGGCGACAAAGGGCGACCCGCCGGAAGCCAGGTCAGCCACCAGTAATGGAAAAACAGAGCCTCAGGGTATGTACGAGGACCAGTTGTTCGCTATTACTGCGACAGCATCCAGCGTGACCACTTCGGACTCGTCTGTCATCTACACTTACTCGTCGAATGAGCAAATGCAGTTTCAACTTTCCTGA